Sequence from the Pseudomonas sp. 7SR1 genome:
GCAGCAGGGGCTTGCCGCAACTGGCGAGGACCGCCAGTTCATCGCGATACTTGGCCAGCACCGGCTCCCGGGCATCGATCACGTAGAGCCCGGCATCGCTGGCGAGCAGCTGCCGCAGTACTTTGGCCTCCTGTTCGAACCGCTGGCGCGCCTCGCTGGCGTCCAGGAAGCGCGCCAGCCGCGCCGGTCCGTCCAGGCGCTCGCCGGGGCGCTCCAGTCGTTCGAGGTAATCGAGCAGGGCGATGGCATCCTCCAGGCCCGGTGTGTCGTACAGTTCCAGGAGGGCTTCGCCGTCCACCGACAGGCGCGCACCTTCGACGTGCCGGGTCGTGCTGGGACGGTGGGACACCTCGCCGAAGCCGACGTCCCGGGTCAGGGTACGCAGCAGGGACGTCTTGCCGACATTGGTGTGGCCGACCACGGCCAGCTTCAATGGCTTCATAGGCTCAGTCATGGCCGGTCTCCAGCCAGTTGAGGGGGATGCAGTCGGCGAACGGCAATTGCAGTTGTCGCAGCGCATCGCGCCAATCGCCCAGGCGCTGAGCATCCAGCGCTTCACCGGGTGGTGCCTGCATCAGCCAGACGCGGGTGGCGCTGGCGCTGCGGGCCAGTTCGGCGATCAAGGCCAGGCTGCCGCGATCCGGCGAGCGCCGTGGGTCGCAGGCAATCGCCAGGCGTGCCGGGGGAAAGCGCGACAGTTGTTCGAGGAGCTTGTGCCGCGATTCACGGCTGTCGAGGATACCGGCGTTCTTCACCGTGTCCGGCAGCTTCGGTGGCCATGGGCGGTCGTCCAGTTCGATTGCCACCAGCAAGGCGCCATCGCTTTCCGGGGCGCCGGACGTCCCCTCGATGCGATGCAACTGCGCGGGGGCGGCATCATTGACCCCCAGGCGTTCGCTGCTGGGCATGAGTCGTTCGCGCAGTTGGGCATAGCCCGGCAGGTTCAGGTCCAGGCGCAGCGTGCTGCGGCCACGCCGCCAGCGCCACAGGCACAGCAGCGCCAGGCACAGGCGCGGCATCACGCCATAGACCAGGGTCACGCCCACCAGCCAGGCGGCCCAGGCCTGGCGAGCGCTTTCGAGGTTCAGGGCGCCATCGCCGCTGGCGCGTATCATCGCTTCGGCCGGCACATCGAACCCCACCATGGCAGGCAGGGCGCCAAGGGCCTGGGTCAGGACGACGAAGGTTTCGGCGCCAAGCAGGGTGGTTTCCCATACGAAGCCATAGCGTCGGGTCGCCATGAGCATCAAGACGACAACCAGCGCGCTGACCATCGCCAGCAGCCACAAGCCGTTGACCAGGACACCGAGGGCCCAGCGGTTGAGCCGCTGGCGTTGCAGCAACAGCAGCAGGGCCGGCGCCAGTTGGGCGGCCTTGGCGTCGCGGGCGAGTTTTTCACTGAGCCACAGCCACAGGCGTCCCAGCGCGGCGCCTTGTTCCCCGGCGAACAGCAAGCCCAGGGCCCAGCCGACGAGCAGGATCAAATTCAGTCCCAGCAGGCTGCCCAGGGCCCAGAACACATTGACGGGCATGCGGCCATCGCCAAGGGCGGCAAAACCCAGGCCCGCGCCGCTGATGACGGCGACTGTCGCCAGCACGATCAGGGCCAGGCGGGCGCCTTGCAGCCAATGGCGCAAGGCTTCGGTGAGGCCGTCGCGTGCGGCCAGGCGGTGGGCGCGGTGGTGGATACGGGTCGATAGATCGCCACCCGCCGCACGGGCCAGGCGATTGGCTTCCTGGTCTTCGAGCGGGCCGGCGTGCTCCTCACGCAGGCGTACCGTCTCGGTCAACCAGATTTTCTGCAGTTCAGTCAGGGGCTCAGACACGGGCACTTCCGTCGTAAATGAGGGATGAGCATAACTGCTGTGGCGCCTGTCGGGGTACGTCGAGCCTCTGGTATCCTCGCCTACATGAAAAAAACTCTTCCTTTAAGCCTGATCGCAGCCCTCGGTGAAAACCGTGTGATCGGCATCGACAACAGCATGCCCTGGCACTTGCCAGGGGACTTCAAATACTTCAAGGCCACCACCTTGGGCAAGCCGATCATCATGGGCCGCAAGACCTGGGATTCCCTCGGTCGACCGCTGCCGGGACGGCTGAACATCGTGGTCAGCCGCCAGCCGGGCCTGGAGCTGGAGGGGGCGCAAGTTTTCTCCTCGCTTGAAGCTGCGGTGGCGCGGGCCGAGGCGTGGGCCCTGGAGCAGGGCGCCGACGAACTGATGCTGATCGGCGGTGCGCAACTGTACGCCCAGGCCCTGGCGCAGGCCGATCGCCTGTACCTGACCCGCGTGGCGTTGAGCCCGGAGGGAGACGCCTGGTTTCCGGAGTTCGATTCAAGCCAGTGGCGGTTGGTCTCCAACCAGCCGAACCCGGCGCAAGGGGACAAGCCGGCCTACAGCTTCGAGGTATGGGAAAAGCTCTAAGGCAAAAAGCTTCGCGAGCGAGCCCGCTGCCGCAGTCGACCGGTTTGCGCTGATACAGCTCGGTCAGCTGTGCAAGCGGACTCATTCGCGAAGGCGATCTACCAGGCGCCGCCAATCAAGCCTGCACCAACTCCCCATGCTCCTCGGCACCCAGCACTGCCTTGTCGGTCTGCTGCATCACCTGGCTGGTGAGTGCTCCGGCGGTGATCGAACCGCTGACGTTCAATGCCGTGCGCCCCATGTCGATCAGCGGTTCGACGGAAATCAGCAACGCCACCAACGAGACCGGCAGGCCCATGGCCGGTAGCACGATCAATGCGGCGAACGTCGCGCCGCCACCCACGCCGGCGACTCCGGCCGAGCTCAGGGTGACGACCGCCACCAAGGTTGCGATCCAGACCGGGTCCAACGGATCGATACCCACGGTTGGAGCGACCATCACCGCCAACATGGCCGGATAGAGGCCGGCGCAGCCGTTCTGTCCGATGGTGGCGCCGAACGAGGCGCTGAAGCTGGCGATGGCGCGCGGAATGCCGAGACGGCTGGTCTGGACCTCGATACTCAAGGGAATGGTCGCGGCGCTGGAGCGGCTGGTGAAGGCGAAGGTCAGCACCGGCCAGATCTTGCGGAAAAAGCGCAAAGGGTTGATCCCGGCGGCGGACACCAGCAGGCCATGTACCACGAACATCAGGCCCAGCCCCAGGTAAGACACCACCACGAAACTGCCAAGCTTGATGATGTCCTGCAGGTTGGAACCGGCCACGACCTTGGTCATCAAGGCCAGCACACCGTAAGGGGTCAGCTTCATCACCAGGCGTACCAGGCGCGTCACCCAGCTTTGCAGGGTGTCGATGGCGTTGATCACCTTCTGGCCCTTGTCCGCGTCATCCTTGAACAATTGCAGCGCCGCGATGCCCAGGAACGCCGCGAAAATCACCACGCTGATGATCGAGGTCGGCTTGGCCCGGGCCAGGTCGGCGAAAGGATTCTGTGGGACGAAAGAGAGCAACAGTTGCGGAATGTTCAGGTCGGCGACCTTGCCGGCGTAGTCGCTCTGGATCACCTGCAGTCGCGCCAGCTCCTGGGTGCCGGCCACCAGGCCTTCGGCGGTGAGGCCGAACAGGTTGGTCAGGCCGATGCCGATCAGGGCGGCGATGGCGGTGGTGAACAGCAGCGTGCCGATGGCCAGGAAGCTGATCTTGCCCAGGGACGAGGCGTCATGCAGGCGGGCCACGGCGCTCAGGATCGAGGCGAAGACCAGCGGGATCACGATCATCTGCAACAACTGTACATAGCCATTGCCCACCAGGTCGAACCAGGCGATGGACGCTTTGAGCACCGGGTTGCCGGCGCCGTAGACGGTATGCAGGGCGACACCGAACGCGACGCCCAGCGCCAGGGCCAGCAGCACTTTCCTGGCCAGGCTCCAGCTGCCGTGGCGGGTTTGCGCAAGGCCGAACAGCAAGGCGAGAAACACCAGCAGATTGAGGATCAGTGGAAGATTCATCAGGAGACTCCGATAAGACTTGTGCAGTCGCCTACGCTCTGTACGAAGGCCTTGATACTCATCCATGCGGCGTTGAAAACTGCCTCGCGATGCTCATGTATTCCAATGCACTGCGCTTGCTCGGCTGTTTTCGCCTTGCCTGATCTTCGTCTCAAGACTTCTCGAACAGAGCCTGGGCCAGACTGTGAACCGAGGAGCCTAACAGCCTGATAACTAAAGAATTAATACTAAAAAAGCATGTGGTATGTCGTTTATGGAATAAGGACGTGGCGTTTGCAGGTATGCCGCTGGCGTTATCAAGATGCAAGCGGTCGCGGGGAGACGAGGGTTGTCATCGGCATTTGTTAGCGTCGAGCTCTTTGAACCAGGAGAAATGCCGATGAAGCTCGCACCTCGTTTTCTCGCTGTCGCCTTGGGTCTTGGTCTCGCCGGCCAGGTACTCGCCACCGAACTCAAACACTGGCCGGCGGAACAGGCCAAGGCACTGGACGCGATGATCGCGGCCAACGCCAACAAGGGTAATTACGCGGTGTTCGACATGGACAACACCAGTTACCGCTATGACCTTGAAGAGTCGTTGTTGCCGTTCATGGAAAACAAGGGCCTCATCACCCGGGAAACCCTGGATCCCTCCCTGAAGCTGATGCCAT
This genomic interval carries:
- a CDS encoding DUF2868 domain-containing protein; its protein translation is MTELQKIWLTETVRLREEHAGPLEDQEANRLARAAGGDLSTRIHHRAHRLAARDGLTEALRHWLQGARLALIVLATVAVISGAGLGFAALGDGRMPVNVFWALGSLLGLNLILLVGWALGLLFAGEQGAALGRLWLWLSEKLARDAKAAQLAPALLLLLQRQRLNRWALGVLVNGLWLLAMVSALVVVLMLMATRRYGFVWETTLLGAETFVVLTQALGALPAMVGFDVPAEAMIRASGDGALNLESARQAWAAWLVGVTLVYGVMPRLCLALLCLWRWRRGRSTLRLDLNLPGYAQLRERLMPSSERLGVNDAAPAQLHRIEGTSGAPESDGALLVAIELDDRPWPPKLPDTVKNAGILDSRESRHKLLEQLSRFPPARLAIACDPRRSPDRGSLALIAELARSASATRVWLMQAPPGEALDAQRLGDWRDALRQLQLPFADCIPLNWLETGHD
- a CDS encoding dihydrofolate reductase, translating into MKKTLPLSLIAALGENRVIGIDNSMPWHLPGDFKYFKATTLGKPIIMGRKTWDSLGRPLPGRLNIVVSRQPGLELEGAQVFSSLEAAVARAEAWALEQGADELMLIGGAQLYAQALAQADRLYLTRVALSPEGDAWFPEFDSSQWRLVSNQPNPAQGDKPAYSFEVWEKL
- a CDS encoding L-cystine transporter; this translates as MNLPLILNLLVFLALLFGLAQTRHGSWSLARKVLLALALGVAFGVALHTVYGAGNPVLKASIAWFDLVGNGYVQLLQMIVIPLVFASILSAVARLHDASSLGKISFLAIGTLLFTTAIAALIGIGLTNLFGLTAEGLVAGTQELARLQVIQSDYAGKVADLNIPQLLLSFVPQNPFADLARAKPTSIISVVIFAAFLGIAALQLFKDDADKGQKVINAIDTLQSWVTRLVRLVMKLTPYGVLALMTKVVAGSNLQDIIKLGSFVVVSYLGLGLMFVVHGLLVSAAGINPLRFFRKIWPVLTFAFTSRSSAATIPLSIEVQTSRLGIPRAIASFSASFGATIGQNGCAGLYPAMLAVMVAPTVGIDPLDPVWIATLVAVVTLSSAGVAGVGGGATFAALIVLPAMGLPVSLVALLISVEPLIDMGRTALNVSGSITAGALTSQVMQQTDKAVLGAEEHGELVQA